One segment of Anatilimnocola aggregata DNA contains the following:
- the kdpB gene encoding potassium-transporting ATPase subunit KdpB translates to MSTKNRSLFGSSQMVREALWAALIKLDPRVQVKNPVMFVVFIGSLLTSILFFHTLRTSAAESAWFVGGIALWLWFTVLFANFAEAIAEGHGKAQADTLRKSRQQVTAHKIYDRAKMLIAQTPAPNLRPGDEVLVRAGELIPADGEVVEGVASVDESAITGESAPVVRESGGDRSSVTGGTRVVSDQLIIRVTTMPGESFIDRMIAMVEGAKRQKTPNEIALAILLAGFTIIFLLVVATLLPFSMYSVEVAKLGTPISITKLVALLVCLIPTTIGALLSAIGIAGMNRLSQANVIAMSGRAVEAAGDIDVLLLDKTGTITLGNRQATAFLPADGVTPAELADAAQLSSLADETPEGRSIVVLAKRDFGLRGRELDKLHATFIPFSASTRMSGVDFAGKEIRKGSADAIAKYMQQYGGEFPKSLRTQVEQISHSGGTPLVVAEKNRALGVIQLKDIVKGGIRERFAELRQMGIRTVMITGDNPLTAASIAAEAGVDDFLAEATPEAKLKLIREYQQGGRLVAMTGDGTNDAPALAQADVAVAMNSGTQAAKEAGNMVDLDSNPTKLIEIVNIGKQLLMTRGALTTFSIANDVAKYFAIIPAAFASTYPALKRLDVMQLHSANSAILSAVIFNALVIIALIPLALRGVKYRPVGAAQILRDNLLIYGLGGLVVPFIFIKLIDLLLVISGLA, encoded by the coding sequence ATGTCCACCAAAAATCGTTCGCTCTTCGGCAGTTCGCAAATGGTGCGCGAAGCCCTGTGGGCTGCCCTGATAAAACTAGACCCTCGGGTGCAGGTCAAGAACCCGGTCATGTTTGTCGTGTTTATCGGCAGCCTGTTGACCTCCATTCTGTTCTTTCACACGCTGCGAACCAGCGCCGCGGAGTCGGCTTGGTTCGTCGGTGGAATTGCGTTGTGGCTCTGGTTCACCGTCCTCTTCGCTAACTTTGCCGAGGCGATCGCCGAAGGACATGGCAAGGCCCAGGCCGACACACTCCGCAAATCCCGGCAGCAAGTCACCGCGCACAAAATCTATGACCGCGCGAAAATGCTCATCGCCCAGACCCCGGCGCCGAACCTGCGGCCCGGAGATGAAGTGCTGGTCCGCGCGGGCGAACTCATTCCCGCCGACGGCGAAGTGGTTGAAGGGGTTGCTTCCGTCGACGAAAGCGCCATCACCGGCGAAAGCGCGCCGGTCGTACGTGAAAGCGGCGGTGACCGCAGCTCGGTCACCGGCGGGACGCGAGTCGTTTCCGATCAACTGATCATCCGCGTCACCACCATGCCCGGCGAGAGTTTCATCGACCGGATGATTGCCATGGTGGAAGGAGCCAAGCGGCAAAAGACGCCGAATGAAATTGCTCTGGCGATTCTGCTGGCGGGGTTCACGATCATCTTCCTGCTGGTCGTAGCCACACTGTTGCCGTTCTCGATGTATAGCGTCGAAGTCGCGAAACTGGGAACGCCCATCTCGATCACCAAGCTCGTCGCCTTGCTCGTCTGTTTGATTCCCACGACCATCGGCGCGCTCCTCTCAGCGATCGGCATCGCGGGAATGAATCGCCTCAGCCAAGCAAATGTCATCGCGATGTCCGGCCGTGCGGTGGAAGCCGCGGGAGACATTGATGTCTTGCTGCTCGACAAGACCGGCACGATCACGCTCGGCAATCGCCAAGCGACGGCATTCCTGCCCGCCGATGGCGTCACTCCAGCGGAACTGGCCGATGCCGCGCAGCTATCGTCCCTGGCCGATGAAACGCCGGAAGGGCGGAGCATCGTCGTGCTGGCGAAGCGCGACTTCGGTCTGCGCGGCCGCGAGCTCGACAAGCTGCATGCGACGTTCATTCCGTTCTCGGCCAGCACGCGGATGAGCGGAGTCGATTTCGCCGGCAAAGAGATTCGCAAGGGTTCAGCGGATGCTATTGCCAAGTACATGCAACAGTATGGGGGCGAGTTTCCCAAGTCATTGCGGACACAGGTCGAGCAGATCTCCCACAGCGGTGGCACTCCGCTCGTGGTCGCGGAGAAGAACCGCGCTCTGGGAGTCATTCAACTCAAGGACATCGTGAAGGGTGGCATCCGCGAACGCTTCGCCGAGCTGCGACAGATGGGTATCAGAACGGTGATGATCACTGGCGACAATCCGCTGACCGCCGCCAGCATCGCGGCCGAAGCGGGCGTGGATGACTTTCTCGCAGAAGCGACTCCGGAAGCGAAGCTGAAACTGATTCGCGAGTATCAACAGGGGGGCCGCCTGGTGGCGATGACCGGCGACGGCACCAACGACGCGCCAGCGCTCGCGCAGGCCGACGTCGCCGTGGCCATGAACTCCGGCACCCAAGCCGCAAAAGAAGCAGGGAACATGGTCGATCTCGACTCGAATCCCACCAAGCTGATCGAGATCGTCAACATCGGCAAGCAACTGCTGATGACCCGCGGTGCGCTGACGACCTTCAGCATCGCCAACGATGTCGCCAAGTACTTCGCGATCATACCGGCCGCGTTTGCTTCGACCTACCCAGCCCTAAAACGGCTCGATGTCATGCAGCTCCATTCCGCGAACAGCGCAATCCTGTCCGCCGTCATTTTCAACGCCCTGGTGATCATCGCACTGATTCCACTCGCGCTACGCGGGGTGAAATACCGCCCCGTCGGTGCTGCCCAAATCCTGCGCGACAATCTGCTGATCTACGGACTGGGTGGCCTGGTCGTGCCGTTCATTTTCATCAAGCTGATCGACCTGCTGCTGGTCATCAGCGGTCTGGCGTAA
- a CDS encoding GAF domain-containing sensor histidine kinase — translation MTPDSHTRMEVAAEIGRWAVTDYDFESLLAQMAEAICEHLHVEFSSFLQLMPDGNVVFQAGAGWKEGIIGRATIEMGSETAAGYVIRTLTPLAISDLRSDDRFVVSPLLHEHGVVSTLTVPLLGQDRPLGVLGAHSCQPRLFTSEETAWLQVIASFLSARIERSRLSQGESNEKMLRAEQMMAIGQVAAGVAHELRNPLTSIKGLIQVNLRELVARGLPADDLAIIEHEIRRMEMTLQTFLDFARPPQPDRRRQEIGPIVGRVLALVGGRSRKQHVELKFQQHEPTAQAEIDADQIQQLLLNLVLNALDAMPQGGALEVELSPPRDGHLEVYVRDTGHGIAPQILPKVFETFVSSKETGVGLGLPLSRRIAEEHGGALTAYNLPLEGACFLLRLPVAPSERPDHTADCR, via the coding sequence ATGACACCCGATTCTCACACGCGAATGGAAGTAGCAGCGGAAATCGGCCGCTGGGCAGTTACCGACTACGACTTCGAGTCCCTGCTCGCACAGATGGCTGAGGCGATTTGCGAACACTTGCACGTGGAATTCAGCAGCTTTCTGCAGCTAATGCCCGACGGTAATGTAGTTTTCCAAGCTGGCGCGGGCTGGAAGGAGGGAATCATCGGCCGTGCGACCATCGAGATGGGTAGTGAAACAGCGGCCGGTTATGTCATCCGCACGTTAACGCCTCTGGCCATCAGCGATTTGCGCAGCGATGACCGCTTTGTCGTTTCGCCGTTGTTGCACGAACACGGCGTGGTGAGCACTTTGACCGTTCCGTTGTTAGGCCAAGATCGTCCGCTCGGCGTGTTGGGCGCACACAGTTGCCAGCCTCGGTTGTTCACTTCTGAAGAAACAGCCTGGTTGCAGGTGATTGCCAGCTTTCTTTCGGCACGCATTGAGCGCTCGCGCCTAAGTCAGGGTGAGAGCAACGAGAAAATGCTTCGCGCTGAGCAAATGATGGCCATCGGCCAGGTCGCGGCTGGGGTAGCCCATGAACTCCGAAATCCACTGACGTCGATTAAGGGGCTGATTCAGGTGAATCTGCGGGAGCTAGTGGCGCGTGGCCTCCCAGCGGATGACTTGGCGATCATCGAGCATGAGATTCGCCGGATGGAAATGACATTGCAAACATTTCTCGACTTTGCCCGCCCGCCGCAACCTGACCGCCGTCGCCAGGAAATTGGCCCCATCGTCGGCAGAGTTTTGGCACTTGTCGGCGGTCGTTCGCGTAAGCAACACGTTGAGCTAAAGTTTCAGCAGCACGAGCCGACTGCTCAAGCGGAGATAGATGCCGATCAGATTCAGCAGTTGTTACTCAATCTAGTGCTTAACGCGCTAGACGCGATGCCCCAGGGCGGCGCTTTAGAAGTCGAGCTAAGCCCGCCGCGAGATGGTCACCTGGAAGTCTATGTCCGAGACACTGGACACGGCATCGCTCCGCAAATTTTGCCTAAGGTGTTCGAGACGTTTGTCAGCAGCAAGGAAACAGGCGTCGGCCTGGGATTGCCTTTATCGCGTCGGATTGCCGAGGAACACGGTGGGGCACTGACGGCCTACAATCTTCCCCTTGAGGGAGCTTGCTTTTTATTGCGCCTGCCTGTTGCTCCCAGTGAACGTCCCGATCACACAGCTGATTGTCGATAG
- a CDS encoding GreA/GreB family elongation factor, which produces MRSQNIIISSTDRDRLLKLIDSARLDRRIAWQNIEALERELVRATITSPEELPRSVVALNSTVWLRDLDTEELERYMLVLPHEADVVRQRISVLAPIGTAILGYRLRDIIEWPVPQGKSRLEIVKVSQAKVGCEADTEGLLV; this is translated from the coding sequence ATGCGCTCGCAGAACATCATCATCTCGTCGACGGATCGCGATCGATTGCTCAAGCTGATCGATTCGGCCCGCCTCGATCGCCGCATCGCGTGGCAAAACATCGAAGCTCTTGAACGCGAACTGGTGCGCGCCACGATTACCTCGCCCGAAGAGCTACCTCGCAGTGTGGTCGCGCTAAATTCGACTGTCTGGCTTCGCGATCTCGATACCGAGGAACTCGAGCGATACATGCTCGTTCTTCCGCACGAAGCCGATGTGGTCCGGCAGCGCATCTCGGTTTTGGCTCCAATCGGCACGGCGATCCTTGGATACCGCCTGCGTGACATCATCGAGTGGCCCGTTCCCCAGGGAAAATCGCGGCTGGAAATCGTTAAGGTCTCCCAAGCGAAAGTCGGTTGCGAGGCAGACACGGAGGGATTGCTCGTGTAG
- a CDS encoding TerC family protein, giving the protein MIWLWVGFVCFVLLMLALDLGVFHRQAHVISIKEAIAWTAVWVTLGLTFAVFVYFAYEGRWFGLGTQVDIADGLLNDGATAVEKYLTGYIVEKSLSVDNVFVIAMIFGFFAVPTIYQHRVLFWGILGALVMRGAMIAVGNVLITQFHWVLYLFGAFLILTALKMLVFKTEHGAPNLNWIVRLTRRFFPVTDKFHGEHFVVRAGEDTADEDANRIRPGTLMLTPLALALILVESTDVIFAVDSIPAIFAITADPFLVFTSNVFAILGLRSLYFALAGLIDKFRYLKVSLALILLVVGLKMFFAEWLKESLGKHFNFYLLGLIISILAIGVVASIVVRRPKEEAEIHGRSS; this is encoded by the coding sequence ATGATTTGGCTCTGGGTTGGTTTCGTTTGCTTTGTTCTCCTAATGCTCGCGTTGGATCTTGGTGTGTTTCACCGTCAGGCCCACGTGATTTCGATCAAGGAAGCGATCGCTTGGACAGCCGTGTGGGTCACACTCGGACTCACTTTCGCGGTGTTTGTCTATTTTGCCTACGAGGGTCGCTGGTTCGGCTTGGGGACGCAGGTCGACATCGCAGACGGACTTCTGAATGACGGAGCGACCGCAGTCGAGAAGTATCTGACGGGTTACATCGTCGAGAAGTCACTGAGCGTAGACAACGTCTTCGTGATCGCGATGATCTTCGGTTTCTTTGCTGTTCCCACGATCTATCAGCATCGGGTGCTATTTTGGGGGATCCTGGGCGCACTGGTCATGCGCGGCGCGATGATCGCCGTTGGCAATGTACTTATCACTCAGTTTCACTGGGTGCTGTATTTGTTCGGTGCTTTCCTGATTCTCACGGCGCTCAAGATGTTGGTCTTCAAGACCGAACACGGTGCACCGAACTTGAACTGGATTGTTCGACTTACTCGCCGCTTTTTTCCGGTGACGGACAAGTTTCATGGCGAGCACTTCGTCGTGCGCGCGGGGGAAGATACTGCCGATGAGGATGCAAATCGGATTCGCCCCGGCACGCTGATGCTTACCCCCTTGGCTCTCGCACTCATCCTCGTCGAGTCGACCGACGTCATCTTCGCCGTGGATTCCATACCTGCGATCTTTGCCATTACGGCTGATCCATTCCTGGTTTTTACGAGTAATGTTTTCGCGATCCTCGGACTCCGCTCGCTGTACTTCGCATTGGCAGGCCTGATCGACAAGTTCCGCTATTTAAAGGTGTCGCTGGCGTTGATCCTGCTAGTCGTTGGTTTGAAAATGTTCTTCGCGGAATGGCTGAAAGAATCGCTGGGAAAGCACTTCAACTTTTACCTGTTAGGATTGATCATTTCGATTCTCGCAATTGGAGTGGTGGCGTCCATTGTCGTTCGCCGCCCAAAGGAAGAAGCCGAGATCCATGGCCGATCATCGTAA
- the mgtE gene encoding magnesium transporter: protein MSDSNLAQFDDLLRRQVASDLTEFLANLPPGEAKRLATRLEANAQGQLFTLLPLGDAAQLLHEMAIVQAAEVLLHLQVERAAELLGTFPSNEQADLIAELKSAAAPILAALPRDVAQSVLKLSQYHADTAGGLMIAEFLAFAESTLVEDVIEDLRLNAVMYSRFHAQYTYVVDAEQRLTGVLRLRDLLLVERTIPLREIMTRSPLRVPADMPLDDLLRLFDRHPYFGLPVVDSVDRLLGVVLATDVEEALSESLDRRMLLASGVWSGEEYRSMNWTNRVMRRFPWLAVSLLLSLVAASVIGWYEETLTAAIALAVFLPVISGMGGNSGNQALAVSIRELSLGLVQPREFLWVVRKEAIVGIVNGVILGIAIASVCLIWQRNLLLSVVVGVAIIVNTLVAACLGGILPLALKRWKLDPALASGPILAAITDLCGFLVALLLADNLLPRGGQ, encoded by the coding sequence ATGAGCGACTCTAATTTGGCACAGTTCGACGACCTGCTGCGGAGACAAGTTGCATCAGATCTCACTGAATTCCTCGCGAACCTACCCCCTGGCGAGGCCAAGCGACTTGCGACTCGCTTGGAGGCCAATGCCCAGGGACAACTCTTCACGCTGCTGCCACTTGGCGATGCTGCGCAACTGCTGCACGAGATGGCGATTGTTCAAGCTGCTGAAGTGCTATTGCACTTACAGGTCGAACGGGCGGCGGAACTGCTGGGTACGTTTCCGAGCAATGAGCAGGCAGATTTAATTGCTGAGCTAAAATCCGCTGCCGCCCCAATCCTGGCCGCGCTGCCACGTGATGTTGCCCAGAGTGTGCTGAAATTGAGTCAGTATCACGCGGATACGGCGGGCGGTCTGATGATCGCCGAGTTCCTAGCCTTTGCTGAGTCCACGCTCGTTGAGGATGTTATTGAAGATTTGCGCCTGAACGCAGTCATGTATTCGCGGTTCCATGCGCAATACACCTACGTCGTTGATGCGGAGCAGCGCCTGACGGGAGTGTTACGCTTGCGAGACCTCCTATTAGTGGAGCGTACTATCCCCTTGCGAGAGATAATGACTCGCAGCCCTCTGCGGGTGCCTGCCGATATGCCGCTCGATGATTTGCTGCGATTGTTTGACCGCCATCCGTATTTTGGTTTGCCAGTTGTGGACTCAGTGGACCGGCTGTTAGGCGTTGTGCTTGCCACGGATGTTGAAGAAGCGTTGTCGGAAAGCTTGGATCGTCGGATGCTGCTGGCCAGCGGTGTCTGGAGCGGTGAGGAATACCGCAGCATGAATTGGACCAACCGAGTGATGCGGCGCTTCCCTTGGCTGGCCGTAAGTCTACTTCTCAGCCTCGTCGCGGCCAGCGTAATCGGCTGGTATGAAGAAACATTGACGGCGGCCATCGCGCTGGCGGTGTTCCTGCCCGTCATTTCTGGCATGGGCGGCAACTCTGGCAATCAAGCGCTCGCGGTTAGCATTCGCGAGTTGTCACTCGGGTTGGTGCAGCCTCGTGAATTCTTGTGGGTGGTTCGCAAAGAAGCCATCGTCGGCATCGTCAATGGCGTCATTCTGGGAATCGCGATTGCGAGCGTTTGTTTGATCTGGCAGCGCAATCTGCTGTTAAGCGTGGTGGTCGGCGTCGCGATCATCGTCAATACGCTGGTCGCGGCTTGCCTTGGTGGAATTCTCCCGCTTGCGCTGAAGCGGTGGAAACTCGATCCCGCGCTGGCCTCGGGCCCCATTCTGGCCGCGATCACGGATCTCTGCGGCTTTTTGGTAGCCCTGCTCCTGGCGGACAATCTTTTGCCGCGCGGTGGTCAATAG
- a CDS encoding CBS domain-containing protein gives MTTFASTIATQAMMLRPLTAADLMTHDPLSFDKYTPIQKASALLQLHALEAAPVVDELGRLAGVVTLAACAAWDEFTLRSSPQSFVEQSHDWTSVTEIAHPAVESTRRTTPVHEVVNRLMQGPVRRLYVINDRNELVGVISMPDVLLHLTKSGHPRSAEPACSC, from the coding sequence ATGACCACTTTTGCGTCGACAATCGCAACACAGGCCATGATGCTTCGCCCGTTAACGGCAGCCGATCTGATGACGCATGATCCGCTGTCGTTTGATAAGTACACGCCAATTCAGAAAGCCAGTGCGCTACTCCAGCTGCATGCACTGGAGGCAGCACCGGTAGTGGATGAACTCGGCCGGCTGGCGGGCGTAGTGACACTGGCGGCGTGCGCGGCCTGGGATGAATTCACGCTGCGTTCTTCGCCTCAGAGCTTCGTGGAGCAATCGCACGACTGGACCTCGGTGACCGAGATTGCCCACCCAGCTGTGGAAAGCACCCGCCGTACGACTCCCGTCCACGAGGTCGTGAATCGTCTTATGCAGGGGCCAGTACGGCGGCTCTACGTAATCAACGATCGGAATGAACTAGTCGGAGTGATCAGCATGCCCGATGTGCTGCTCCACCTGACTAAATCTGGTCACCCGCGCAGCGCCGAACCCGCCTGTTCTTGCTAA
- a CDS encoding universal stress protein translates to MNVENNTAVGIAVNAFRSTWLPVPGRYQRGTDPAPSQTLQRRPWEKDIRTIVVLLDGSAHAEHALPHALAIARKSGASLRLVRVYSHLDDIDPWQLSQASASLNSSKYEKKDYLARIARKIDRIDGLQPETVLIDSFNTVDALVNGAAGSDLVVIGSRRRRFASRLWWNNTVDQLRRRLSIPLLLTSGYLAPVDLTANPRSSRILLPLNGSLLGQGVLDSAAQLSRYSGGSLTLLNVQNEQWSLGLFDHTNPRSYLLSVSQQLHEQGIAAEAQIFTTSRDPGQAIATYAVSHDVDLIAIATRGDGGLSRLVRGSVADYLLRHTKIPVLLQNIPDAAKRPELTRVS, encoded by the coding sequence ATGAACGTCGAGAATAACACTGCAGTCGGGATCGCTGTCAACGCCTTCCGTTCCACGTGGCTACCTGTACCAGGTCGTTATCAGCGAGGCACCGATCCTGCGCCGTCGCAGACCCTGCAACGTAGGCCGTGGGAGAAGGATATTCGGACGATCGTCGTACTGCTGGATGGCTCGGCCCACGCCGAGCACGCTTTGCCCCATGCACTAGCTATCGCTCGTAAATCGGGAGCCTCTTTGCGGCTGGTTCGAGTCTATTCTCACCTGGACGACATCGATCCTTGGCAACTGTCTCAAGCATCTGCCAGTCTTAACTCCAGCAAGTATGAGAAGAAGGATTACCTAGCAAGGATTGCCCGGAAGATCGACCGGATCGATGGCTTGCAACCGGAAACTGTCCTGATTGATAGTTTCAATACGGTGGATGCGCTCGTGAACGGCGCAGCAGGTTCCGATCTAGTCGTCATCGGTTCACGTCGCCGCCGTTTCGCCTCGCGGTTGTGGTGGAACAATACCGTCGACCAATTGCGTCGGCGGTTATCGATTCCGTTGCTATTGACGTCGGGCTACTTGGCACCGGTGGATTTGACCGCCAATCCCCGGTCCAGTCGCATCCTGTTACCCCTGAACGGCTCGCTACTTGGACAAGGTGTCCTCGACAGTGCCGCTCAACTGTCGCGCTATTCCGGTGGCTCGTTGACGCTACTGAACGTGCAAAACGAACAGTGGTCCCTTGGGCTCTTTGATCACACGAACCCGAGAAGCTATCTCCTTTCGGTAAGTCAACAATTGCATGAGCAAGGCATTGCGGCCGAGGCTCAGATCTTCACGACCTCGCGCGATCCTGGCCAGGCTATTGCGACCTATGCGGTTTCGCACGATGTTGACCTGATTGCGATCGCAACTCGTGGCGACGGCGGTCTGTCACGCCTCGTGCGCGGGAGCGTGGCCGATTATCTGTTGCGGCATACGAAGATCCCGGTTCTTCTGCAGAACATTCCCGACGCGGCGAAGCGTCCGGAACTCACCAGAGTTTCTTAA
- the kdpA gene encoding potassium-transporting ATPase subunit KdpA produces the protein MTLNGYLQSGLYLVVLLALAKPLGLYMAWVYEGSTWLQRQLVSFERRLYQLCGIDPDDEMTWQQYAFAVLNFSTVGFVLLYVLQRMQGMLPLNPEQLPAVSADSSFNTSISFVTNTNWQGYGGETTLSYLTQMLGLTVQNFVSAAAGMAVMAALARSFVRVQATTIGNFWVDLFRGTTYILLPMSLVVALVLVSQGVVQTFRPYETAQLLQPTTNAEGQAVTEVKIPLGPAASQIAIKQLGTNGGGFFNVNSAHPFENPTPLSNFVQMISILALAAAWCYTFGKMIADTRQGWALLAAMTIVFVVLLGVCVYSEQQGTPVLARACADPAQALEDIQPVGNMEGKETRFGIVNSALWATATTAASNGSVNSMHDSYTPLGGLVPMWLMQLGEVIFGGVGSGLYGMLVFVIVAVFVSGLMVGRTPEYLGKRIEAFEMKMASLAILLPCASVLIGTAIALMSAQGKSTIFNPGAHGYSEVLYVLSSASNNNGSAFAGLGANTPFYNVLLGIAMLIGRFWVMLPVLAIAGSVAAKKKAAATAGTLPTHTPLFVILLIGVVIVVGALSFIPALALGPIVEQLTMWQS, from the coding sequence ATGACACTCAATGGATATTTGCAATCGGGTTTGTACCTGGTTGTGCTTTTGGCGCTAGCGAAACCGCTGGGGCTGTACATGGCCTGGGTCTATGAAGGGAGCACCTGGCTGCAGCGCCAGCTCGTTTCCTTCGAGCGGCGGCTGTATCAGCTATGCGGCATTGACCCCGATGACGAAATGACCTGGCAGCAGTATGCCTTCGCCGTGCTGAACTTCAGCACGGTCGGCTTCGTGCTGCTGTATGTGCTGCAGCGGATGCAAGGGATGTTGCCGCTCAATCCGGAGCAGTTGCCGGCGGTGTCGGCTGACTCTTCGTTCAATACGTCGATCAGCTTTGTCACGAATACGAACTGGCAGGGCTACGGCGGCGAGACCACGCTGAGCTATCTGACGCAGATGCTCGGCCTAACCGTGCAGAACTTTGTTTCGGCCGCGGCGGGTATGGCGGTGATGGCTGCGCTCGCGCGTAGCTTCGTTCGCGTGCAGGCTACGACGATCGGCAACTTCTGGGTCGATCTATTCCGAGGAACGACATACATCCTGCTGCCGATGTCGCTGGTGGTCGCGCTGGTGCTCGTTTCGCAGGGCGTCGTGCAGACATTTCGCCCCTACGAAACAGCGCAGCTCTTGCAGCCGACGACGAATGCGGAAGGACAAGCAGTCACGGAAGTAAAAATCCCGCTCGGTCCCGCCGCTTCGCAGATTGCCATCAAGCAATTGGGGACGAATGGCGGCGGGTTCTTTAACGTGAACTCCGCTCATCCGTTTGAAAATCCAACGCCCCTTTCTAACTTCGTGCAGATGATCTCGATTCTCGCACTGGCCGCGGCTTGGTGTTACACGTTCGGCAAGATGATCGCCGACACGCGGCAAGGCTGGGCGCTGCTCGCCGCGATGACGATTGTGTTCGTCGTGCTGCTGGGCGTTTGCGTCTACAGCGAACAGCAAGGGACGCCGGTGCTGGCAAGAGCGTGTGCGGACCCAGCCCAGGCTCTGGAAGACATCCAGCCCGTGGGCAACATGGAGGGGAAGGAAACTCGCTTTGGCATCGTCAATTCCGCGCTTTGGGCGACCGCGACCACGGCTGCCTCGAATGGCAGCGTCAACTCGATGCACGATTCGTACACGCCCCTCGGCGGCCTGGTGCCGATGTGGCTCATGCAACTGGGCGAAGTCATCTTCGGTGGCGTCGGCTCCGGCTTGTATGGCATGCTCGTGTTTGTGATCGTCGCGGTCTTCGTCTCGGGACTCATGGTCGGCCGCACGCCGGAATACCTGGGAAAACGAATCGAAGCCTTTGAAATGAAGATGGCTTCCCTGGCCATCTTGCTCCCGTGCGCGTCGGTCTTGATCGGCACCGCGATCGCGCTGATGTCGGCCCAAGGCAAGTCCACCATCTTCAACCCCGGCGCGCATGGCTACAGCGAAGTGCTCTATGTCCTGTCGTCGGCCAGCAATAACAACGGCAGCGCGTTTGCCGGTCTGGGAGCGAATACGCCGTTTTACAACGTGCTGCTGGGCATCGCGATGCTCATCGGGCGGTTCTGGGTGATGCTCCCCGTCCTGGCGATCGCTGGCTCGGTGGCGGCCAAGAAGAAGGCCGCAGCTACAGCGGGCACGCTGCCGACGCATACGCCGCTGTTTGTGATTCTGCTCATCGGCGTCGTGATCGTCGTCGGTGCCTTGAGCTTCATTCCCGCGTTAGCGCTGGGGCCGATCGTCGAGCAATTGACGATGTGGCAATCCTGA
- the kdpC gene encoding potassium-transporting ATPase subunit KdpC, producing the protein MQILKQTWSAIAMLLLLTVLTGILYPVAVTGIAALFFPHQSNGSLIVKHGKIQGSELLGQQFSEPQYFWGRLSATGPFPYNSASSSGSNLGPLNPAVQSAAAARAAELRKYDPGIKEIPVDLLTSSGSGLDPHISPVAAAVQVRRVAQERSLSIEKVQELVAKHSAARQLDILGEPRVNVLLLNRELDGLHAK; encoded by the coding sequence ATGCAAATTCTAAAACAAACCTGGTCAGCGATCGCCATGCTGCTGTTGCTAACCGTGCTGACTGGCATCCTCTATCCAGTGGCCGTCACCGGAATCGCTGCGTTGTTCTTTCCGCATCAGTCGAATGGTAGCCTGATTGTGAAACACGGCAAAATACAAGGCTCCGAGCTATTGGGGCAGCAGTTCAGCGAGCCGCAGTATTTTTGGGGCAGGCTGTCGGCAACTGGGCCGTTTCCGTATAACTCGGCATCGTCGAGCGGTTCTAATCTGGGACCGCTGAACCCGGCCGTGCAAAGCGCCGCGGCAGCTCGCGCCGCGGAACTGCGCAAGTATGATCCGGGAATTAAAGAAATTCCCGTCGATTTGCTCACCTCGTCCGGCAGCGGCCTCGATCCGCATATCAGTCCCGTAGCGGCTGCGGTGCAAGTGAGGCGTGTAGCCCAGGAGCGAAGCCTTTCGATTGAGAAGGTGCAGGAACTCGTAGCAAAGCACAGCGCAGCGAGGCAACTGGACATTCTGGGCGAGCCTCGCGTGAATGTGCTGCTGCTCAATCGTGAGCTCGACGGCCTGCACGCGAAATAG
- the kdpF gene encoding K(+)-transporting ATPase subunit F, whose product MDWTLGLAAVTALGLAAYLIVALLKPELFA is encoded by the coding sequence ATGGACTGGACGCTTGGTCTGGCCGCTGTGACTGCTTTGGGATTGGCCGCGTATTTGATCGTGGCCCTGCTCAAACCGGAGTTGTTCGCATGA